A genome region from Rhodopseudomonas boonkerdii includes the following:
- a CDS encoding VOC family protein: MFSHVMIGTNDLEAAKSFYDKLLGTLGIPPAVVDRHRIFYRTKTGTFAVSKPIDGKTATAANGGTIGFTAKSTDEADAWHATGVANGATTCEDPPGVRDMAGMKLYLAYLRDPDGNKLCVMHRMAS; encoded by the coding sequence GGCACCAACGACCTCGAGGCCGCGAAGTCGTTTTATGACAAGCTGCTCGGCACGCTGGGTATTCCGCCGGCCGTGGTCGACCGGCACCGCATTTTCTATCGCACCAAGACCGGCACCTTCGCAGTGTCGAAACCGATCGACGGCAAAACCGCCACGGCGGCCAATGGCGGCACCATCGGCTTTACCGCCAAATCGACCGATGAAGCCGACGCATGGCACGCCACTGGCGTCGCCAATGGCGCCACCACTTGCGAGGATCCGCCGGGCGTGCGCGACATGGCCGGCATGAAGCTCTATCTCGCTTACCTGCGCGATCCCGACGGCAACAAGCTCTGCGTCATGCACCGCATGGCGTCATAG
- a CDS encoding alpha/beta hydrolase produces the protein MQILIWTVVLVAVCYSISLSLLYFRQRDFIFPIPQTTRTSPEAAGFAQAEEHRLTTADGETIIVWHVPAKLSRPVIIYFHGNGDFLAAQVGRFQKLTADGNGLIAVSYRGYAGSSGLPSEQGLLQDAAAAYAFAKARYDAGQIVPWDFSLGTGVATALAAENAIQKLVLEAPYSSMVDVAAFHFSYVPVRWLLRDQFRSDLRVVRIGAPLLIMHGDRDRTIPVRFGERLFDLALEPKQFVRFPEGGHDDLASYGAIETGLKFIRSGGG, from the coding sequence ATGCAGATACTGATATGGACCGTCGTATTGGTCGCTGTCTGTTACAGCATCAGTCTGTCCTTGCTGTATTTCAGGCAACGAGACTTTATCTTCCCAATCCCGCAGACGACGCGAACCTCACCGGAAGCGGCAGGGTTCGCGCAAGCTGAGGAACATCGGCTGACGACGGCGGACGGCGAGACCATCATCGTCTGGCATGTCCCGGCAAAGCTGTCGCGACCTGTGATCATCTATTTCCACGGCAATGGCGATTTCCTGGCGGCCCAGGTCGGTCGCTTTCAGAAGCTGACGGCGGATGGCAACGGACTGATCGCCGTTTCCTATCGCGGGTATGCCGGTTCAAGCGGCCTACCGAGCGAGCAGGGGCTGCTTCAGGATGCAGCGGCCGCCTATGCTTTCGCCAAGGCGCGATACGATGCCGGTCAGATCGTTCCGTGGGACTTCTCGTTGGGAACCGGCGTTGCCACCGCTCTGGCCGCAGAGAACGCGATCCAGAAGCTGGTTCTGGAAGCGCCTTACTCGTCGATGGTGGACGTTGCTGCGTTTCACTTCAGCTACGTGCCGGTGCGCTGGCTCCTGCGAGATCAGTTTCGCTCTGATCTCCGCGTCGTGCGGATCGGGGCTCCGCTTCTGATCATGCATGGCGATCGCGATCGGACCATTCCTGTTCGCTTCGGCGAACGGCTCTTTGATCTGGCCCTTGAGCCGAAGCAGTTCGTGCGTTTTCCGGAAGGTGGACACGACGATCTCGCATCCTACGGCGCTATCGAAACGGGACTGAAATTCATTCGCTCTGGCGGTGGCTGA
- a CDS encoding NAD(P)(+) transhydrogenase (Re/Si-specific) subunit beta, with translation MNANLSALLYLVAGVLFIMSLRGLSSPASSRQGNFFGMVGMAIAVGTTLAAHPPADAIGWILVILGIAIGGGIGAVIAKRVPMTSMPELVAAFHSLVGMAAVLVAAGAFYAPEAFGILDPATNKIVSASLVEMSLGVAIGALTFTGSVIAFAKLSGRMSGAPIILPARHIINIVLGLALIFFIYGLVHSGSAVDFWVITILALVLGALLIIPIGGADMPVVISMLNSYSGWAAAGIGFTLGNSALIITGALVGSSGAILSYIMCHAMNRSFISVILGGFGGETAAGGGGSAEQKPAKLGSADDAAFIMKNAQKVIIVPGYGMAVAQAQHALREMADTLKKEGVEVKYAIHPVAGRMPGHMNVLLAEANVPYDEVFELEDINSEFAQADIAFVIGANDVTNPAAEEDKSSPIYGMPVLQVWKAGTVMFIKRSLASGYAGIDNPLFYRDNTMMLLGDAKKVTENIVKAM, from the coding sequence ATGAACGCCAATCTGTCTGCACTTCTGTATCTGGTCGCCGGCGTGCTCTTCATCATGTCGCTGCGCGGCCTGTCGAGCCCGGCTTCGAGCCGCCAGGGCAATTTCTTCGGCATGGTCGGCATGGCCATCGCCGTTGGCACCACTCTGGCCGCGCATCCCCCGGCAGACGCGATCGGTTGGATCCTGGTGATCCTCGGCATTGCCATCGGCGGCGGCATCGGCGCCGTCATCGCCAAGCGCGTGCCGATGACCTCGATGCCGGAACTGGTCGCCGCTTTCCACTCGCTGGTCGGCATGGCCGCGGTGTTGGTCGCTGCCGGCGCCTTCTACGCGCCCGAAGCTTTCGGCATTCTCGATCCGGCCACCAACAAGATCGTGTCGGCGAGCCTCGTCGAAATGTCGCTCGGCGTCGCCATTGGCGCGCTGACCTTCACCGGCTCGGTGATCGCCTTCGCCAAGCTCTCCGGCCGCATGAGCGGTGCGCCGATCATTTTGCCGGCACGCCACATCATCAATATCGTGCTCGGCCTGGCGCTGATCTTCTTCATCTATGGCCTGGTGCATTCCGGCTCGGCGGTGGATTTCTGGGTCATCACCATCCTCGCGCTGGTGCTAGGTGCCCTGCTGATCATCCCGATCGGCGGCGCCGACATGCCGGTCGTGATCTCGATGCTGAACTCCTATTCCGGCTGGGCTGCCGCGGGCATCGGCTTCACGCTGGGCAATTCGGCGCTGATCATCACCGGTGCGCTGGTCGGTTCGTCGGGCGCGATCCTGTCCTACATCATGTGCCACGCGATGAACCGCTCCTTCATTTCGGTCATCCTTGGTGGTTTCGGCGGCGAGACCGCAGCCGGCGGCGGTGGCTCCGCCGAACAGAAACCGGCCAAGCTCGGCTCGGCGGATGATGCGGCCTTCATCATGAAGAACGCGCAGAAGGTCATCATCGTGCCCGGCTACGGCATGGCGGTGGCGCAGGCACAGCACGCGCTGCGCGAAATGGCTGACACGCTGAAGAAGGAAGGCGTCGAGGTGAAATACGCCATTCACCCGGTCGCCGGCCGCATGCCCGGCCACATGAACGTGCTGCTCGCCGAAGCGAACGTGCCCTACGATGAGGTGTTCGAACTCGAGGACATCAATTCGGAATTCGCCCAGGCCGATATCGCCTTTGTCATCGGCGCCAACGACGTCACCAACCCGGCGGCGGAAGAGGACAAGTCCTCGCCGATCTACGGCATGCCGGTGCTGCAGGTCTGGAAGGCGGGCACCGTGATGTTCATCAAGCGCTCGCTGGCCTCGGGCTACGCCGGCATCGACAATCCGCTGTTCTATCGCGACAATACCATGATGCTGCTGGGTGACGCGAAGAAGGTGACCGAAAACATCGTCAAGGCGATGTGA
- a CDS encoding proton-translocating transhydrogenase family protein, which produces MEHASLVSPFVFQLSIFVLAVFVGYFVVWSVTPALHTPLMSVTNAISSVIVVGALLAVGVKLAGSGGVLARGFGFVALIFACVNIFGGFLVTQRMLAMYKKKSK; this is translated from the coding sequence ATGGAACATGCTTCGCTGGTTTCCCCCTTCGTCTTTCAGCTCTCGATCTTCGTGCTCGCGGTGTTCGTCGGCTATTTCGTGGTGTGGTCGGTGACCCCCGCGCTGCATACGCCGCTGATGTCGGTGACCAATGCGATCTCCTCGGTGATCGTGGTCGGCGCGCTCCTCGCGGTCGGCGTCAAGCTGGCTGGCAGCGGCGGCGTGCTCGCCCGCGGCTTCGGCTTCGTGGCGCTGATCTTTGCCTGCGTGAATATCTTCGGCGGCTTCCTGGTCACCCAGCGCATGCTCGCGATGTACAAGAAGAAATCCAAGTGA
- a CDS encoding Re/Si-specific NAD(P)(+) transhydrogenase subunit alpha encodes MKIAVAKEIDPLEPRVAVSPDTVKKFKALGAEVVIEPGAGIKSGLPDSEFTAVGAAIAADAVKDADIVIKVKRPEASELANYKRGALVIAIMDPYGNEAALKTMANAGIAAFAMELMPRITRAQVMDVLSSQANLAGYRAVIEAAEYFGRAFPMMMTAAGTVPAAKVFVMGVGVAGLQAIATARRLGAVVTATDVRPATKEQVESLGAKFLAVEDEEFKNAQTAGGYAKEMSKEYQAKQAALTAEHIKKQDIIITTALIPGRPAPRLVTAEMVASMKPGSVLVDLAVERGGNVEGVKAGEVTDVNGIKIVGFTNVAGRVAASASSLYARNLFSFIETLVNKETKALAVNWDDELVKATALTKDGAVIHPNFQPKTA; translated from the coding sequence ATGAAGATTGCCGTTGCCAAGGAGATCGATCCGCTCGAACCGCGCGTTGCGGTGTCGCCGGATACGGTGAAGAAGTTCAAGGCGCTCGGCGCCGAGGTCGTGATCGAGCCGGGCGCGGGTATCAAATCCGGCCTGCCGGATTCCGAATTCACCGCCGTTGGTGCCGCTATTGCCGCCGACGCGGTGAAGGATGCCGACATCGTCATCAAGGTGAAACGGCCGGAAGCCTCTGAACTTGCGAATTACAAGCGCGGCGCGCTGGTGATCGCGATCATGGACCCTTATGGCAATGAAGCTGCACTGAAGACGATGGCCAATGCCGGCATTGCCGCCTTCGCCATGGAGCTGATGCCGCGCATCACCCGCGCACAGGTGATGGATGTGCTGTCCAGCCAAGCCAATCTTGCCGGCTATCGCGCTGTCATCGAGGCCGCCGAATATTTCGGTCGCGCCTTCCCGATGATGATGACCGCGGCCGGCACCGTGCCTGCCGCCAAGGTGTTCGTGATGGGGGTCGGCGTCGCCGGCCTGCAGGCCATCGCCACCGCGCGCCGCCTCGGCGCCGTGGTGACGGCGACCGATGTGCGTCCGGCCACCAAGGAGCAGGTCGAAAGCCTCGGCGCCAAGTTCCTGGCGGTCGAAGACGAGGAATTCAAGAACGCGCAGACCGCCGGCGGTTACGCCAAGGAAATGTCCAAGGAATATCAAGCCAAGCAGGCCGCGCTCACTGCCGAGCACATCAAGAAGCAGGACATCATCATCACCACGGCGCTGATCCCGGGGCGTCCGGCACCGCGTCTGGTCACCGCCGAGATGGTCGCGTCGATGAAGCCCGGTTCGGTGCTGGTCGATCTGGCCGTCGAACGCGGCGGCAATGTCGAGGGCGTCAAGGCCGGAGAGGTCACTGACGTGAACGGCATCAAGATCGTCGGCTTTACCAATGTCGCCGGCCGCGTCGCCGCCTCGGCCTCGAGCCTCTATGCGCGTAACCTGTTCTCCTTCATCGAGACCTTGGTAAACAAGGAGACGAAGGCGCTCGCGGTGAACTGGGACGACGAACTGGTCAAGGCTACGGCCCTGACCAAGGACGGCGCCGTCATCCATCCGAACTTCCAGCCGAAGACTGCCTAA
- a CDS encoding aa3-type cytochrome c oxidase subunit IV encodes MADHGEVAYTTADGNDYPAHEQTYEGFLMLVKWGTISVVAIVALMGIFLT; translated from the coding sequence ATGGCTGATCATGGCGAAGTTGCCTACACCACGGCGGATGGCAACGACTACCCGGCGCATGAACAGACCTATGAAGGTTTCCTGATGCTTGTGAAATGGGGCACCATCTCCGTTGTCGCGATCGTGGCGCTGATGGGCATCTTCCTCACCTGA
- a CDS encoding type II toxin-antitoxin system death-on-curing family toxin: MSEPFWLTSQMVIAIHDEQLALYGGPAGLRDAGMLESALDRPRNRWAYEQAELPELAAAYAFGIARNHPFVDGNKRTSLLALYTFVGVNDIDFIVPEAEAAAMILSLAAGEVSEQSLACWIRDNWPA; the protein is encoded by the coding sequence ATGAGTGAGCCATTCTGGCTCACCAGCCAGATGGTCATTGCTATCCATGATGAGCAGCTTGCGCTTTATGGAGGGCCCGCCGGTCTTCGCGATGCAGGGATGCTGGAATCGGCGTTGGATCGGCCCAGAAACCGCTGGGCATATGAGCAAGCCGAATTGCCTGAATTAGCCGCTGCTTATGCTTTCGGCATTGCGCGCAATCATCCGTTCGTGGATGGAAACAAGCGAACCTCGCTGCTGGCGCTCTACACATTCGTGGGCGTGAACGATATCGATTTCATAGTGCCGGAGGCGGAGGCCGCGGCAATGATACTTTCGCTCGCCGCTGGCGAGGTGAGCGAACAATCGCTCGCCTGCTGGATCCGCGATAATTGGCCAGCATAA
- a CDS encoding AbrB/MazE/SpoVT family DNA-binding domain-containing protein, producing MNERSKIAADPRPQPIAKVEIKKIGNSSGVILPKEVMTRLNLSVGDQLYATMTPEGGVRLTPYDPKFEKAMEVARRGMKRYHNALAELAK from the coding sequence ATGAACGAGCGGAGCAAGATCGCCGCCGATCCCCGTCCTCAGCCCATTGCGAAAGTTGAGATCAAGAAGATTGGAAATTCTTCCGGCGTCATCTTGCCGAAGGAAGTCATGACTCGTCTTAACTTGAGCGTAGGCGATCAGCTATATGCGACCATGACGCCGGAAGGTGGTGTCCGTCTAACGCCTTACGATCCGAAGTTCGAAAAGGCGATGGAAGTCGCTCGCCGCGGCATGAAGCGGTATCACAACGCGTTGGCTGAGCTCGCCAAATGA